The following proteins come from a genomic window of Tenebrio molitor chromosome 9, icTenMoli1.1, whole genome shotgun sequence:
- the Mhc gene encoding myosin heavy chain, muscle isoform X37, whose translation MPKPVVQEGDDPDPTPYLFVSLEQKRIDQTKPYDAKKSCWVPDEKEGFVLGEIKGTKGDLVTVGLPGGEEKNFKKDQVTQVNPPKYEKAEDMSNLTYLNDASVLHNLKQRYYNQLIYTYSGLFCVAINPYKRFPVYTNRCAKLYRGKRRNEVPPHIFAISDGAYVNMLTNHENQSMLITGESGAGKTENTKKVIAYFATVGASSKKTEEQSKKGNLEDQVVQTNPVLEAFGNAKTVRNDNSSRFGKFIRIHFGPTGKLAGADIETYLLEKARVISQQSLERSYHIFYQIMSGAVPGLKDMCNLSSDIYQYHFVSQGKITIPNVDDAEELMLTDQAFDVLGFTQEEKDNIYRITASVMHMGCMKFKQRGREEQAECDGTEEGERVAKLLGVEAPALYNALCKPRIKVGAEFVTQGRNVNQVSYSVGAMSKAMFDRVFKYLVKKCNETLDTKQKRQHFIGVLDIAGFEIFDYNGFEQLCINFTNEKLQQFFNHHMFVLEQEEYKKEGIQWTFIDFGMDLLACIDLIEKPMGILSILEEESMFPKATDKTFEEKLNTNHLGKSPNFLKPKPPKPGQQAAHFAIGHYAGNVPYNITGWLEKNKDPLNDTVVDLFKKGTNKLLVDIFADHPGQSGAPDAGGGKGRGKKGGGFATVSSAYKEQLNNLMATLRSTQPHFVRCIIPNELKQPGVIDSHLVMHQLTCNGVLEGIRICRKGFPNRMVYPDFKLRYMILAPATMAAEADPKEAARKCLEEVGLDPDSYRIGHTKVFFRAGVLGQMEELRDERLGKIVTWMQSWVRGYLSRKEFKKLQEQRLALQVCQRNLRKYLKLRTWPWYKLWQKVKPLLNVTRIEDEIAKLEEKAAKAQEAYEREAKAKKELEGLYSKLLAEKTDLLSSLEGEKGSLSEVQERANKLQAQKSDLESQLSETQDRLSQEEDARNQLTQQKKKLEQEISGYKKDIEDIELNLQKSEQDKATKDHQIRNLNDEIAHQDELINKLNKEKKLSGESSQKIAEELQAAEDKVNHLNKVKAKLEQTLDELEDSLEREKKLRGDVEKSKRKVEGDLKLTQEAVADLERNKKELEQTIQRKDKEISSLTAKLEDEQSVVGKLQKQIKELQARIEELEEEVEAERQARAKAEKQRADLARELEELGERLEEAGGATSAQIELNKKREAELAKLRRDLEESNIQHEGTLANLRKKHNDAVSEMGEQIDQLNKLKAKAERDRASIYTELQQTRSAVEQIGREKAAVEKVSKQLQQQLNDVQGKLDETNRTLNDFDAAKKKLSIENSDLLRQLEEAESQVSQLSKIKVSLTTQLEDTKRLADEEGRERATLLGKFRNLEHDLDNIREQVEEEAEAKADIQRQLSKSNAEAQLWRQKYESEGIARSEELEEAKRKLQARLAEAEETIESLNQKVVALEKTKQRLTTEVEDLQIEVDRANAIASAAEKKQKAFDKIIGEWKLKVDDLAAELDASQKECRNYSTELFRLKGAYEEGQEQLEAVRRENKNLADEVKDLLDQIGEGGRNIHEIEKARKRLEAEKDELQAALEEAEAALEQEENKVLRSQLELSQVRQEIDRRIQEKEEEFENTRKNHQRALDSMQASLEAEAKGKAEALRMKKKLEADINELEIALDHANKANAEAQKTIKRYQQQLKDTQTALEEEQRARDEAREQLGISERRANALQNELEESRTLLEQADRARRQAEQELGDAHEQLNDLSAQNSSLSAAKRKLETELQTLHSDLDELLNEAKNSEEKAKKAMVDAARLADELRAEQDHAQTQEKLRKALETQIKDLQVRLDEAEANALKGGKKLIQKLEQRVRELENELDSEQRRHADAQKNLRKSERRIKELSFQAEEDRKNHERMQDLVDKLQQKIKTYKRQIEEAEEIAALNLAKFRKAQQELEEAEERADLAEQAIAKFRAKGRGGSAARGGSPAPPRQRPQLDGLTFPPRFDLAPENEF comes from the exons ATGCCTAAACCAGTGGTCCAAGAGGGGGACGATCCAGATCCGACCCCGTACTTGTTCGTTTCTCTTGAACAGAAACGTATCGACCAGACCAAGCCCTACGATGCCAAGAAATCATGCTGGGTCCCGGACGAAAAGGAGGGTTTCGTACTTGGTGAGATCAAGGGGACGAAGGGCGATCTCGTCACCGTCGGACTCCCCGGCGGAGAG GAGAAGAACTTCAAGAAGGACCAAGTGACCCAAGTCAACCCGCCCAAATACGAGAAAGCTGAGGATATGTCCAATTTGACATACCTCAACGACGCTTCCGTATTGCATAATCTCAAGCAAAGATACTATAACCAACTTATCTAT ACTTACTCTGGTCTTTTCTGCGTCGCTATCAACCCCTACAAGCGCTTCCCCGTCTACACCAACCGCTGCGCCAAGTTGTACCGTGGCAAGAGGCGTAATGAAGTCCCACCCCATATCTTCGCCATTTCTGACGGTGCCTACGTTAACATGTTGACCA ACCACGAGAATCAATCTATGTTGATTAC TGGTGAGTCTGGTGCCGGAAAAACTGAGAACACGAAGAAGGTAATTGCCTACTTCGCCACTGTCGGCGCTTCATCTAAGAAAACTGAAGAACAATCCAAGAAGGGTAACTTGGAAGATCAGGTCGTACAAACTAACCCTGTACTTGAAGCCTTCGGTAACGCCAAGACCGTGCGTAATGACAACTCTTCACGTTTC GGTAAATTCATCCGTATCCACTTCGGTCCAACTGGTAAACTGGCCGGTGCTGATATTGAGACTT ATCTACTCGAGAAAGCTCGTGTCATCTCCCAACAGTCCCTGGAGAGATCCTACCACATCTTCTACCAGATCATGTCTGGTGCCGTCCCTGGACTTAAGG aCATGTGCAATCTTTCAAGCGACATCTACCAATATCACTTCGTGTCTCAAGGCAAAATTACAATTCCTAACGTTGATGACGCCGAAGAGTTGATGCTGACTGAT CAAGCCTTCGACGTTCTGGGTTTCACCCAAGAGGAGAAGGACAACATCTACAGAATCACTGCCTCTGTAATGCACATGGGTTGCATGAAGTTCAAACAAAGAGGTCGTGAAGAGCAGGCTGAATGTGACGGTACCGAG GAAGGTGAACGCGTCGCCAAACTGTTGGGTGTTGAAGCCCCCGCTTTGTACAACGCTCTTTGCAAGCCCAGGATCAAGGTCGGTGCCGAGTTCGTCACCCAGGGTCGTAATGTCAACCAGGTCTCCTATTCCGTGGGTGCCATGTCGAAGGCCATGTTCGACAGGGTTTTCAAATATCTCGTCAAGAAGTGTAACGAGACCCTTGACACCAAACAGAAGAGACAGCACTTCATCGGTGTACTGGATATCGCCGGTTTCGAAATCTTCGAC TACAACGGTTTTGAACAACTGTGTATTAACTTTACCAATGAGAAACTTCAACAATTCTTTAACCATCACATGTTCGTACTCGAGCAAGAAGAGTACAAGAAAGAGGGTATCCAATGGACATTTATTGATTTTGGCATGGATTTGTTAGCCTGTATTGATTTGATTGAAAAG CCTATGGGTATCTTGTCCATCCTTGAAGAAGAGTCTATGTTCCCCAAGGCCACTGACAAGACTTTTGAGGAGAAATTGAACACCAACCACTTGGGCAAATCTCCCAACTTCTTGAAGCCCAAACCACCAAAGCCTGGCCAACAAGCTGCTCACTTCGCCATCGGCCATTACGCCGGCAAC GTACCCTACAATATCACCGGTTGGTTGGAGAAGAACAAGGACCCCTTGAACGACACCGTGGTCGACTTGTTCAAGAAGGGCACCAACAAACTCTTGGTGGACATCTTCGCGGATCATCCTGGTCAATCTGGTGCTCCCGATGCTGGTGGCGGCAAGG GTCGTGGTAAGAAGGGAGGTGGTTTTGCTACTGTATCTTCAGCCTACAAG GAACAATTGAACAACTTGATGGCCACCTTGCGCTCTACCCAGCCGCATTTCGTCCGTTGCATCATTCCCAATGAATTGAAACAGCCCGGAGTCATCGACTCTCATCTTGTCATGCACCAGCTGACTTGCAACGGTGTACTTGAAGGAATTCGTATTTGCAGAAAAGGTTTCCCCAACAGGATGGTTTACCCCGACTTCAAACTTCG CTACATGATCTTAGCTCCTGCCACAATGGCAGCGGAGGCTGATCCCAAGGAAGCCGCCAGGAAATGTCTGGAAGAGGTCGGCTTAGATCCAGATTCTTACCGCATAGGACACACCAAG GTCTTCTTCCGCGCCGGTGTCCTGGGTCAAATGGAGGAGCTTCGCGACGAGCGTCTTGGCAAGATCGTCACCTGGATGCAATCTTGGGTACGCGGTTACCTCTCCAGGAAAGAGTTCAAGAAGTTGCAAGAACAGCGCTTGGCTCTCCAAGTGTGCCAGAGGAACTTGCGCAAGTACCTCAAGCTTCGCACCTGGCCCTGGTACAAGTTGTGGCAGAAAGTCAAGCCTCTCCTCAACGTCACCCGCATCGAGGATGAGATTGCG AAACTGGAGGAGAAAGCTGCCAAGGCCCAAGAAGCATACGAACGCGAGGCCAAAGCCAAGAAGGAATTGGAGGGACTCTACTCCAAACTCTTGGCAGAAAAGACTGATCTTCTCTCCTCTCTCGAAGGCGAAAAGGGATCCCTTTCCGAGGTCCAGGAGAGAGCCAACAAGCTCCAAGCCCAAAAGAGCGATCTTGAAAGTCAATTATCC GAAACTCAAGACCGTCTCAGCCAGGAGGAAGATGCACGCAACCAACTGACGCaacagaaaaagaaattggagCAAGAAATCTCCGGTTACAAGAAGGACATCGAAGATATTGAGCTCAACCTCCAGAAATCCGAGCAGGACAAAGCCACCAAGGACCACCAGATCAGAAACTTGAACGATGAGATCGCCCACCAAGATGAACTCATCAACAAGCTCAACAAGGAGAAGAAACTCTCCGGCGAGAGCAGCCAAAAGATCGCTGAGGAGCTCCAAGCCGCCGAAGACAAAGTCAATCACTTGAACAAAGTCAAGGCTAAGCTCGAGCAGACCCTCGACGAATTGGAGGACTCCCTCGAGCGCGAGAAGAAACTCCGCGGTGACGTGGAGAAGTCCAAGCGCAAGGTTGAAGGCGATCTCAAGCTGACCCAGGAAGCCGTGGCCGATCTCGAACGCAACAAGAAGGAACTCGAACAGACCATCCAACGCAAAGACAAGGAGATCTCATCTCTCACTGCCAAACTCGAAGACGAACAATCCGTTGTGGGCAAACTCCAGAAACAAATCAAGGAACTCCAGGCCAGGATCGAGGAACTCGAAGAGGAAGTCGAAGCCGAACGTCAAGCTCGCGCCAAGGCTGAGAAGCAACGCGCCGATTTGGCCAGGGAACTCGAGGAACTCGGCGAGCGTCTCGAGGAAGCCGGCGGTGCCACCTCCGCTCAAATCGAACTCAACAAGAAACGCGAAGCCGAACTTGCCAAACTCAGGAGGGACTTGGAAGAATCCAACATCCAACACGAAGGTACTCTCGCCAATCTCAGGAAGAAGCACAACGATGCCGTTTCCGAGATGGGTGAACAAATCGACCAACTCAACAAACTCAAGGCTAA GGCTGAAAGAGACCGCGCTAGCATTTACACTGAGCTTCAGCAAACTCGCAGTGCGGTGGAACAAATCGGTCGGGAAAAG GCTGCCGTCGAAAAAGTATCTAAGCAACTCCAACAACAACTCAATGACGTCCAAGGCAAACTCGATGAAACCAACCGCACTCTCAACGACTTCGATGCCGCCAAGAAGAAGCTCTCCATCGAAAACTCTGACCTCCTCCGCCAACTCGAAGAAGCCGAATCTCAAGTCTCTCAACTCAGCAAGATCAAGGTCTCCCTCACCACCCAATTGGAAGACACCAAGAGGCTCGCCGACGAAGAAGGTCGCGAACGCGCCACTCTCCTCGGCAAATTCCGCAACTTGGAACACGACTTGGACAACATCCGCGAACAAGTTGAAGAGGAAGCCGAAGCTAAGGCCGACATCCAACGCCAACTCAGCAAGTCCAACGCTGAAGCTCAACTCTGGCGCCAGAAATACGAATCCGAAGGTATCGCCCGCTCTGAAGAACTCGAAGAGGCCAAGAGGAAACTCCAGGCCCGTCTCGCTGAAGCCGAAGAGACCATCGAGTCCCTCAACCAGAAGGTTGTAGCTTTGGAGAAGACCAAGCAGCGATTGACCACCGAAGTCGAAGATTTGCAAATCGAAGTCGACAGGGCTAACGCCATTGCCAGCGCTGCCGAGAAGAAACAGAAGGCCTTCGACAAGATCATCGGAGAATGGAAGCTCAAGGTTGACGATTTGGCCGCCGAGCTCGACGCCAGCCAGAAGGAATGCCGCAACTACTCCACCGAATTGTTCAGGCTCAAGGGAGCTTACGAAGAGGGACAGGAACAACTCGAAGCTGTCCGCCGCGAGAACAAGAACTTGGCCGACGAAGTCAAGGATCTCCTCGACCAAATCGGCGAAGGTGGCCGCAACATCCACGAGATCGAGAAGGCCAGGAAACGCTTGGAAGCCGAGAAAGACGAACTCCAAGCCGCCTTGGAGGAAGCCGAAGCCGCCCTCGAACAAGAAGAGAACAAAGTGTTGCGCAGCCAACTCGAGTTGTCTCAAGTCCGCCAAGAGATCgaccgccgcatccaagagaAAGAGGAGGAATTCGAAAACACCCGCAAGAATCATCAACGCGCTCTCGACTCCATGCAAGCCTCCCTCGAAGCCGAAGCCAAAGGCAAGGCTGAGGCTCTTCGCATGAAGAAGAAGTTGGAAGCCGACATCAACGAGCTCGAAATCGCCTTGGACCACGCCAACAAG GCCAACGCCGAGGCCCAGAAGACCATCAAGCGCTACCAACAACAGCTCAAGGACACCCAGACCGCCCTCGAGGAGGAACAACGTGCCCGCGACGAAGCCCGCGAACAACTCGGCATCTCTGAGCGCCGCGCCAACGCCCTCCAGAACGAACTCGAAGAGAGCCGCACTCTCTTGGAACAAGCCGACCGCGCTCGCCGCCAAGCCGAGCAAGAATTGGGTGACGCCCACGAGCAACTCAACGACCTGTCCGCCCAGAACTCGTCTCTCTCCGCTGCCAAGAGGAAACTCGAGACCGAGCTCCAGACCCTCCACTCTGACCTCGACGAACTCCTGAACGAGGCCAAGAACTCCGAAGAGAAGGCGAAGAAAGCCATGGTCGACGCCGCTCGTCTCGCCGACGAACTCCGCGCCGAACAAGACCACGCCCAGACCCAGGAGAAACTCCGCAAGGCTCTCGAGACCCAGATCAAGGATCTCCAAGTCCGTCTCGACGAGGCCGAAGCCAACGCCCTCAAGGGAGGCAAGAAGCTGATCCAGAAACTCGAACAGCGCGTCAGGGAGTTGGAGAACGAATTGGACAGCGAACAGAGGAGACACGCCGACGCCCAGAAGAACTTGAGGAAATCGGAGCGCCGCATCAAGGAGCTGAGCTTCCAAGCCGAGGAAGACCGCAAGAACCACGAACGCATGCAGGATCTCGTCGACAAGTTGCAACAAAAGATCAAGACCTACAAGAGGCAGATCGAGGAAGCCGAAGAAATCGCCGCCCTCAACTTGGCTAAATTCCGCAAGGCTCAACAGGAGTTGGAGGAAGCCGAGGAACGTGCCGACCTCGCTGAACAGGCCATCGCTAAATTCCGCGCGAAGGGACGTGGGGGATCCGCCGCCAGGGGAGGCAGCCCAGCG CCCCCGAGACAGCGCCCCCAATTAGACGGCCTTACCTTCCCACCAAGGTTCGACCTGGCTCCTGAAAACgaattctaa